A window of Candidatus Schekmanbacteria bacterium genomic DNA:
TGAAAACATCTTTTTAACGACAGGATTATTCCAATCAAAATCTCCGGATTTTTCCATTTTTAAAATCATCTTCATCATCTTCATTTCTGTATGGAAAGCTTTCGGCACTTCTCTTTCACTGACTTCCTCCCCCCGATAAATGCGCTCAGAGGCATCTGCCCATAACTCCCAATTCTGGAAATATCCACTGATAAAATCAGTGTATTCATCTTCCATCGTTTTTAGTTTCTTCTTTATCTCATCAAGAGTCATTTGCTTCTTTTTTATTAAATTATGAAACTGCGAATTTTCTCTATTTCAGAAATTCCCGATGATTTCAAATCAATCTCTTGTCCACTTTTTGCCCCTAATCCAAGTTCAACTGCCCTCTTTATCTGAAGCTGTTCCCAAATAGGCTTAATCTGTATAAAGTCTGATGCGCCGAGGCTTTTCATTATCGCAAGCCCCACAACATCAATGGCAATCTGGTCTCTTGAAGCTGCAATTATGCCGGGAGTTTCTACCTTCCCCTTGTCTGATGAACCTTCGACAATCGATCTTGTTGCATCAAGGACAGTAAGAGATGTCTTCACAGCAAGACTAATTTCAGGAATCATTGCTGATATGGGCTCGATGGGCTGAACGGGTTTGACTTCATCTCCAACGACCTTCCATTGCAAACCCTTATGAAGATATTCCATCCTATCAGGAACATCTATAAGACCTACATAATTTTTAAAGCCCATTGTATAACCGGTTATCCAATGGGCTTTCGGCTGAGGAATATTAATAATATGGTCAACTTCATCTATGATTTCAGAAATATGAAACCCCTGAGGCCAATTCACAGCCATTGGAGGTTTGACTTTGCGGTATTTTCTCTGCTCTCCTGTAATTACTTCTGCTTTTGCATCCATTGCCGCATCATATATCTTTGAAGCTTTCATTGCCTTCAAAGTATCAAGCGCCATAGTTGAACGGTCTGAGACAATTATCCTCGATGGCTCTTTTTCTCGCACAAGATTCACAAGTTCATAAACGACTTCAGGATTCGTACTGCCAGGCCATTCAACATTGGCATTGTTATT
This region includes:
- a CDS encoding DUF362 domain-containing protein, translating into MKKKNNRFNIFHFFKSANRRDFIKDVSIAAFGLMVSGTKIVFSDEIKKMPAHKSIVGMARDGSVKKTLRKAVELSGGLDFIKPGDKVLLKPNNNANVEWPGSTNPEVVYELVNLVREKEPSRIIVSDRSTMALDTLKAMKASKIYDAAMDAKAEVITGEQRKYRKVKPPMAVNWPQGFHISEIIDEVDHIINIPQPKAHWITGYTMGFKNYVGLIDVPDRMEYLHKGLQWKVVGDEVKPVQPIEPISAMIPEISLAVKTSLTVLDATRSIVEGSSDKGKVETPGIIAASRDQIAIDVVGLAIMKSLGASDFIQIKPIWEQLQIKRAVELGLGAKSGQEIDLKSSGISEIEKIRSFII